In Megalopta genalis isolate 19385.01 chromosome 16, iyMegGena1_principal, whole genome shotgun sequence, the following are encoded in one genomic region:
- the LOC117224660 gene encoding thioester-containing protein 1 allele R1 isoform X2 codes for MYSHWLYILFLVYMPAAKIQAESYYSIIAPKVVRPDSEYHVALSTIGISTTSTIYVELNGQLDNGDIYNISQVVPVQPYSTRILRLEIGDVIPGKYQLVARGLSGIEFSDSKPVEYVHKSYSVFIQTDRAIYKPGNKVMFRCILLNSRLRPTLARLIDIFITDGKSNRIKQWKRPSVTHGIFNGEVELSESPVLGTWKITANIGDQIFEKEFEVAEYILPNFEVSIVASKHFTFKDTKIIATVYAKYTYGKPVKGEATITVYPDIFSSVIQPIYQQPVRKVIPIDGKAVVDFDIESELRLSDDYERPVMIDVAVEESLTGRRQNTSMQVTLHKHKYKMELIKTSEYYKPGLKYTAFVKLTYHDGTPVQDNKNPVTIMYGYTYNQSAYTIINKMLDKNGMVQLDFYPSKTNDNISLPLNIEAQYLNLHEWFPSTNQAMSQNNEYLQAILKTEIPMVGHDIEIEVNSTIPLKYINYEIFGRGDILDAGSIYVQNKYTTTFKFLATYVMAPTAHIIVYYVGNDGEVIADALDVDLEGVLQNFVDINIAPGEVGPGENVNLVVTSKPNSYVGLLGVDQRSILLKSGNDISREQVYKELKSYDMVRDSPYMDSVFDRYLWSRGSATANDVFSESGAIIMTNGYVHENFPILYYRSGIALSYPAAFEGSIAFKSDSIAFKSSEKMKVRKNFPETWLWQMLNIGYDGKNELKRNVPDSITSWVLTAFSLNDVDGLGLIEEPRKLKVFRPFFIAMDLPYSVIRGEIVAIQIVVFNYMNKSVDAEVLLTHEGQFDFAEISNDVHDVPKLELYRKKKVEVKANSGSSVSFMIIPRDLGYITIKATANSILAGDSIERKLLVKAEGETQFFNKAAFLDLKNSHSTTTYFKIDIPKNAVPGSEHIEISAVGDILGPSILNLANLIKMPFGCGEQNMLNFVPNIMILNYLNNTNQLTQAVEGKALKYMEIGYQRELTYRHDDGSFSAFGKSDANGSTWLTAFVAKAFKQAMKYILVEDRIIDEALQWLSNNQAPNGSFPEIGKVSHRDMQGGAAKGLALTAFTLITFLENDVYNGKYRNTINKGIDYIVRNMNDLDDIYALSICTYALNLAKHPYENAAFTLLESKAMGKGDLKWWSKPVPKDDKNPWYSLPRSVDVEMTSYALLTYLKRNLVTDSIALMKWLIKQRNAEGGFASTQDTVIGIQALAKLGEKLASKSNAISITFMYEGGGQSQMNINSDNSMILQKHGLPRKTRSVNVTGTGSGFALVQISFQYNLNVTGAWPLFTLDPQVDKNSNANHLQLSICSGFVPTKEANESNMVVMEVSLPSGFTADRDSLPSLEVSQNVKRVETKDGDTVVILYFDKMDRREYCPTVSAFRTHKVAKQKPVPVTIYDYYDSSRKARVFYEPRKATLCDLCKEEDCEDLCVSQLGKQEDSSQSAASCHTICTYLQLLLLVFFSVKYFEYF; via the exons ATGTATTCGCATTGGCTTTACATTCTTTTCCTGGTTTACATGCCTGCTGCAAAAATACAAGCAGAatc atattatagtataattgcGCCAAAAGTGGTCCGACCTGATTCTGAATATCATGTAGCATTAAGCACAATTGGTATCTCAACAACATCAACGATATACGTTGAATTAAATGGTCAGCTAGACAATGgggatatatataatatatcccAAGTTGTACCAGTGCAGCCATATTCTACAAGAATTTTAAGGCTTGAG ATCGGAGATGTTATACCTGGAAAGTATCAACTGGTTGCACGTGGTCTATCAGGAATTGAGTTCTCCGATTCAAAACCTGTTGAATATGTTCACAAGAGTTATTCAGTTTTCATTCAAACCGACAGAGCAATCTACAAACCAGGGAATAAAGTCATGTTCAGATGCATTCTATTAAATTCAAGACTCAGGCCTACTCTTGCTAGATTAATAGATATTTTCATTACA GATGGAAAAAGTAACAGAATTAAGCAATGGAAACGTCCGTCTGTGACACATGGAATATTTAATGGTGAAGTCGAATTATCCGAGTCACCTGTGTTAGGTACTTGGAAAATCACTGCTAACATCGGTGATCAAATATTTGAGAAAGAGTTCGAAGTTGCAGAAtatattctccccaattttGAAGTCAGCATAGTTGCTTCCAAACATTTTACATTTAAAGACACAAAAATTATTGCTACAGTTTACGCAAA GTATACTTATGGCAAGCCGGTAAAGGGTGAAGCAACAATTACAGTTTATCCTGATATTTTCTCTAGCGTTATTCAACCAATTTATCAACAGCCTGTACGAAAAGTGATACCTATCGATGGAAAGGCGGTAGTTGATTTTGATATCGAATCTGAACTTAG ATTATCCGATGACTATGAAAGACCAGTTATGATTGATGTTGCGGTAGAAGAATCTTTAACTGGTAGAAGACAAAATACATCTATGCAAGTAACACTGCACAAGCATAAATACAAAATGGAATTGATAAAAACATCAGAATATTATAAACCTGGTTTAAAATATACAGCATTT GTAAAACTGACATATCACGATGGGACACCAGTTCAAGATAATAAAAATCCTGTCACGATAATGTATGGATATACTTATAATCAATCTGCATATACCattattaataaaatgttaGATAAAAATGGTATGGTACAACTGGACTTCTACCCATCAAAAACTAATGATAACATTTCATTACCTTTAAATATCGAG GCACAATATCTAAATTTACACGAATGGTTTCCATCAACAAATCAAGCAATGTCTCAGAACAACGAATATCTACAAGCTATTTTGAAAACTGAAATCCCCATG GTTGGTCATGACATTGAAATTGAAGTAAACTCTACAATtccattaaaatatattaattatgaaaTATTCGGACGCGGTGATATACTAGATGCTGGTTCTATATATGTACAAAATAAGTATACAACAACTTTTAA ATTTTTGGCAACATATGTTATGGCGCCTACTGCacatataattgtatattatgtAGGAAACGATGGAGAAGTGATCGCAGACGCTTTAGATGTAGACTTGGAAGGAGTACTTCAAAACTTT GTTGATATTAATATCGCACCCGGCGAAGTTGGACCAGGAGAAAATGTTAATTTAGTCGTCACTTCAAAGCCAAATTCATATGTTGGTTTATTAGGTGTGGACCAGAGATCGATTTTATTAAAATCTGGCAATGATATTTCACGT GAACAAGTATATAAAGAGTTAAAATCATACGATATGGTAAGAGATTCACCATATATGGACTCAGTTTTTGACCGATACCTTTGGAGTCGTGGATCAGCTACAGCGAATGATGTTTTTAGC GAAAGCGGTGCTATTATTATGACAAATGGATATGTTCATGAAAATTTTCCAATTC TATACTACAGATCTGGTATAGCGCTCTCCTATCCAGCCGCATTTGAAGGTTCAATTGCATTCAAATCGGATTCAATTGCATTCAAATCGTCAGAGAAGATGAAAGTACGCAAGAATTTTCCTGAAACTTGGCTTTGGCAAATGCTTAATATTGG ATACGATGGGAAGAACGAACTGAAAAGGAATGTGCccgattcaattacatcgtgggTATTGACGGCATTTTCTTTGAACGATGTTGACGGGCTGGGTCTCATAGAAGAGCCACGAAAG TTAAAAGTTTTTAGACCGTTCTTTATTGCTATGGATCTCCCGTATTCCGTAATCCGAGGAGAAATTGTTGCAATACAAATTGTGGTTTTCAACTATATGAACAAGTCCGTAGACGCAGAAGTTTTACTAACGCATGAAGGTCAATTTGACTTTGCCGAAATATCTAATGATGTACATGATGTACCAA AATTAGAATTATATCGGAAAAAGAAAGTGGAAGTAAAAGCTAATTCTGGTTCTAGTGTATCATTTATGATCATTCCAAGAGATTTAGGCTACATTACTATTAAAGCAACCGCAAATAGCATATTAGCTGGTGACAGTATCGAACGTAAACTACTTGTAAAA GCTGAAGGAGAAACACAGTTCTTTAATAAAGCTGCTTTCTTAGATCTTAAAAACTCACATAGTACAACAACATATTTCAAAATAGACATACCCAAAAATGCTGTACCTGGTTCTGAACATATCGAAATCTCTGCAGTAG GTGATATTTTGGGCCCTAGTATTTTAAATTTagcaaatttaattaaaatgccTTTTGGTTGTGGAGAACAAAACATGTTAAATTTTGTTCCAAATATAATGATATTAAATTATCTCAAT AATACAAATCAGTTGACACAAGCTGTAGAAGGTAAAGCTTTAAAATATATGGAAATAGGTTATCAAAGAGAATTGACGTACAGACATGATGATGGATCATTCAGCGCATTTGGCAAGTCTGATGCCAATGGAAGTACATG GCTTACAGCTTTCGTAGCAAAGGCTTTCAAGCAAGCTATGAAATATATTCTGGTTGAAGATAGAATAATAGACGAAGCTCTACAATGGCTATCAAACAATCAAGCTCCAAATGGAAGCTTTCCTGAAATAGGGAAGGTTAGTCATCGTGACATGCAAGGTGGGGCTGCAAAAGGTCTTGCATTGACAGCATTCACTCTTATAACTTTCCTCGAAAACGAT GTTTACAATGGAAAATATCGCAACACAATAAACAAAGGAATTGATTATATTGTCCGTAATATGAATGATTTAGATGATATTTATGCCTTGAGTATTTGCACGTATGCCTTAAATTTGGCAAAGCACCCATATGAAAATGCTGCATTTACTTTATTGGAATCCAAAGCTATGGGAAAAGGAGACCTTAAATGGTGGAGTAAACCTGTACCTAAGGACGATAAAAATCCATGGTATTCTTTACCAAGATCTGTTGACGTAGAAATGACATCGTATGCTTTATTAACTTATCTCAAACGTAATCTAGTCACTGATTCCATAGCTCTAATGAAATGGCTTATAAAACAAAGGAATGCCGAAGGTGGTTTTGCATCTACACAG GATACTGTGATCGGAATACAAGCATTGGCAAAACTAGGTGAAAAACTAGCATCAAAGAGTAATGCTATTTCAATAACATTTATGTATGAGGGAGGTGGACAAAGTCAGATGAATATAAATTCTGATAATTCTATGATACTTCAAAAACATGGA CTTCCCAGGAAAACACGGTCAGTTAATGTAACAGGCACTGGTAGTGGATTTGCTTTGGTCCAAATTTCATTTCagtataatttaaatgtaaccGGAGCTTGGCCACTCTTTACTTTGGACCCTCAAGTTGATAAAAATTCCAATGCAAATCATTTGCAACTTTCAATTTGTTCTGG TTTTGTGCCAACAAAAGAAGCCAATGAGAGTAACATGGTTGTGATGGAAGTTAGTCTACCATCTGGTTTTACTGCAGACAGAGATTCGCTACCTAGTCTTGAGGTTTCGCAAAACGTAAAACGAGTAGAAACTAAAGACGGAGACACGGTTGTAATACTATATTTTGATAAG ATGGACAGACGTGAATATTGTCCAACAGTATCTGCATTCAGAACACACAAAGTTGCAAAACAAAAGCCAGTACCAGTTACTATATACGACTATTATGATTCCT CAAGAAAAGCAAGAGTATTTTATGAACCACGGAAAGCGACACTTTGTGATTTATGCAAGGAAGAAGACTGTGAAGATTTATGTGTATCACAACTTGGTAAACAAGAAGATTCCTCTCAATCTGCTGCTTCATGTCATACAATCTGTACAtacttacaattattattacttgTATTCTTCTCTGTTAAATATTTTGAATACTTTTAG
- the LOC117224660 gene encoding thioester-containing protein 1 allele R1 isoform X1 → MYSHWLYILFLVYMPAAKIQAESYYSIIAPKVVRPDSEYHVALSTIGISTTSTIYVELNGQLDNGDIYNISQVVPVQPYSTRILRLEIGDVIPGKYQLVARGLSGIEFSDSKPVEYVHKSYSVFIQTDRAIYKPGNKVMFRCILLNSRLRPTLARLIDIFITDGKSNRIKQWKRPSVTHGIFNGEVELSESPVLGTWKITANIGDQIFEKEFEVAEYILPNFEVSIVASKHFTFKDTKIIATVYAKYTYGKPVKGEATITVYPDIFSSVIQPIYQQPVRKVIPIDGKAVVDFDIESELRLSDDYERPVMIDVAVEESLTGRRQNTSMQVTLHKHKYKMELIKTSEYYKPGLKYTAFVKLTYHDGTPVQDNKNPVTIMYGYTYNQSAYTIINKMLDKNGMVQLDFYPSKTNDNISLPLNIEAQYLNLHEWFPSTNQAMSQNNEYLQAILKTEIPMVGHDIEIEVNSTIPLKYINYEIFGRGDILDAGSIYVQNKYTTTFKFLATYVMAPTAHIIVYYVGNDGEVIADALDVDLEGVLQNFVDINIAPGEVGPGENVNLVVTSKPNSYVGLLGVDQRSILLKSGNDISREQVYKELKSYDMVRDSPYMDSVFDRYLWSRGSATANDVFSESGAIIMTNGYVHENFPIRQPGILEGRITGSPHGASTLRPDIGPPVTHKLATRPPLAGPYAFSRIPPPVWNKPRVFLMHDILNTWLFTNFSSGYDGKNELKRNVPDSITSWVLTAFSLNDVDGLGLIEEPRKLKVFRPFFIAMDLPYSVIRGEIVAIQIVVFNYMNKSVDAEVLLTHEGQFDFAEISNDVHDVPKLELYRKKKVEVKANSGSSVSFMIIPRDLGYITIKATANSILAGDSIERKLLVKAEGETQFFNKAAFLDLKNSHSTTTYFKIDIPKNAVPGSEHIEISAVGDILGPSILNLANLIKMPFGCGEQNMLNFVPNIMILNYLNNTNQLTQAVEGKALKYMEIGYQRELTYRHDDGSFSAFGKSDANGSTWLTAFVAKAFKQAMKYILVEDRIIDEALQWLSNNQAPNGSFPEIGKVSHRDMQGGAAKGLALTAFTLITFLENDVYNGKYRNTINKGIDYIVRNMNDLDDIYALSICTYALNLAKHPYENAAFTLLESKAMGKGDLKWWSKPVPKDDKNPWYSLPRSVDVEMTSYALLTYLKRNLVTDSIALMKWLIKQRNAEGGFASTQDTVIGIQALAKLGEKLASKSNAISITFMYEGGGQSQMNINSDNSMILQKHGLPRKTRSVNVTGTGSGFALVQISFQYNLNVTGAWPLFTLDPQVDKNSNANHLQLSICSGFVPTKEANESNMVVMEVSLPSGFTADRDSLPSLEVSQNVKRVETKDGDTVVILYFDKMDRREYCPTVSAFRTHKVAKQKPVPVTIYDYYDSSRKARVFYEPRKATLCDLCKEEDCEDLCVSQLGKQEDSSQSAASCHTICTYLQLLLLVFFSVKYFEYF, encoded by the exons ATGTATTCGCATTGGCTTTACATTCTTTTCCTGGTTTACATGCCTGCTGCAAAAATACAAGCAGAatc atattatagtataattgcGCCAAAAGTGGTCCGACCTGATTCTGAATATCATGTAGCATTAAGCACAATTGGTATCTCAACAACATCAACGATATACGTTGAATTAAATGGTCAGCTAGACAATGgggatatatataatatatcccAAGTTGTACCAGTGCAGCCATATTCTACAAGAATTTTAAGGCTTGAG ATCGGAGATGTTATACCTGGAAAGTATCAACTGGTTGCACGTGGTCTATCAGGAATTGAGTTCTCCGATTCAAAACCTGTTGAATATGTTCACAAGAGTTATTCAGTTTTCATTCAAACCGACAGAGCAATCTACAAACCAGGGAATAAAGTCATGTTCAGATGCATTCTATTAAATTCAAGACTCAGGCCTACTCTTGCTAGATTAATAGATATTTTCATTACA GATGGAAAAAGTAACAGAATTAAGCAATGGAAACGTCCGTCTGTGACACATGGAATATTTAATGGTGAAGTCGAATTATCCGAGTCACCTGTGTTAGGTACTTGGAAAATCACTGCTAACATCGGTGATCAAATATTTGAGAAAGAGTTCGAAGTTGCAGAAtatattctccccaattttGAAGTCAGCATAGTTGCTTCCAAACATTTTACATTTAAAGACACAAAAATTATTGCTACAGTTTACGCAAA GTATACTTATGGCAAGCCGGTAAAGGGTGAAGCAACAATTACAGTTTATCCTGATATTTTCTCTAGCGTTATTCAACCAATTTATCAACAGCCTGTACGAAAAGTGATACCTATCGATGGAAAGGCGGTAGTTGATTTTGATATCGAATCTGAACTTAG ATTATCCGATGACTATGAAAGACCAGTTATGATTGATGTTGCGGTAGAAGAATCTTTAACTGGTAGAAGACAAAATACATCTATGCAAGTAACACTGCACAAGCATAAATACAAAATGGAATTGATAAAAACATCAGAATATTATAAACCTGGTTTAAAATATACAGCATTT GTAAAACTGACATATCACGATGGGACACCAGTTCAAGATAATAAAAATCCTGTCACGATAATGTATGGATATACTTATAATCAATCTGCATATACCattattaataaaatgttaGATAAAAATGGTATGGTACAACTGGACTTCTACCCATCAAAAACTAATGATAACATTTCATTACCTTTAAATATCGAG GCACAATATCTAAATTTACACGAATGGTTTCCATCAACAAATCAAGCAATGTCTCAGAACAACGAATATCTACAAGCTATTTTGAAAACTGAAATCCCCATG GTTGGTCATGACATTGAAATTGAAGTAAACTCTACAATtccattaaaatatattaattatgaaaTATTCGGACGCGGTGATATACTAGATGCTGGTTCTATATATGTACAAAATAAGTATACAACAACTTTTAA ATTTTTGGCAACATATGTTATGGCGCCTACTGCacatataattgtatattatgtAGGAAACGATGGAGAAGTGATCGCAGACGCTTTAGATGTAGACTTGGAAGGAGTACTTCAAAACTTT GTTGATATTAATATCGCACCCGGCGAAGTTGGACCAGGAGAAAATGTTAATTTAGTCGTCACTTCAAAGCCAAATTCATATGTTGGTTTATTAGGTGTGGACCAGAGATCGATTTTATTAAAATCTGGCAATGATATTTCACGT GAACAAGTATATAAAGAGTTAAAATCATACGATATGGTAAGAGATTCACCATATATGGACTCAGTTTTTGACCGATACCTTTGGAGTCGTGGATCAGCTACAGCGAATGATGTTTTTAGC GAAAGCGGTGCTATTATTATGACAAATGGATATGTTCATGAAAATTTTCCAATTC GACAACCGGGAATATTGGAAGGTAGAATAACAGGCTCGCCTCATGGTGCATCTACACTTCGGCCAGACATTGGTCCGCCCGTTACGCACAAACTAGCAACAAGACCACCATTGGCAGGTCCTTATGCCTTCTCTCGCATCCCACCTCCTGTCTGGAATAAGCCCCGTGTATTCCTAATGCATGACATCTTAAACACCTGGCTTTTTACAAACTTCTCTTCAGG ATACGATGGGAAGAACGAACTGAAAAGGAATGTGCccgattcaattacatcgtgggTATTGACGGCATTTTCTTTGAACGATGTTGACGGGCTGGGTCTCATAGAAGAGCCACGAAAG TTAAAAGTTTTTAGACCGTTCTTTATTGCTATGGATCTCCCGTATTCCGTAATCCGAGGAGAAATTGTTGCAATACAAATTGTGGTTTTCAACTATATGAACAAGTCCGTAGACGCAGAAGTTTTACTAACGCATGAAGGTCAATTTGACTTTGCCGAAATATCTAATGATGTACATGATGTACCAA AATTAGAATTATATCGGAAAAAGAAAGTGGAAGTAAAAGCTAATTCTGGTTCTAGTGTATCATTTATGATCATTCCAAGAGATTTAGGCTACATTACTATTAAAGCAACCGCAAATAGCATATTAGCTGGTGACAGTATCGAACGTAAACTACTTGTAAAA GCTGAAGGAGAAACACAGTTCTTTAATAAAGCTGCTTTCTTAGATCTTAAAAACTCACATAGTACAACAACATATTTCAAAATAGACATACCCAAAAATGCTGTACCTGGTTCTGAACATATCGAAATCTCTGCAGTAG GTGATATTTTGGGCCCTAGTATTTTAAATTTagcaaatttaattaaaatgccTTTTGGTTGTGGAGAACAAAACATGTTAAATTTTGTTCCAAATATAATGATATTAAATTATCTCAAT AATACAAATCAGTTGACACAAGCTGTAGAAGGTAAAGCTTTAAAATATATGGAAATAGGTTATCAAAGAGAATTGACGTACAGACATGATGATGGATCATTCAGCGCATTTGGCAAGTCTGATGCCAATGGAAGTACATG GCTTACAGCTTTCGTAGCAAAGGCTTTCAAGCAAGCTATGAAATATATTCTGGTTGAAGATAGAATAATAGACGAAGCTCTACAATGGCTATCAAACAATCAAGCTCCAAATGGAAGCTTTCCTGAAATAGGGAAGGTTAGTCATCGTGACATGCAAGGTGGGGCTGCAAAAGGTCTTGCATTGACAGCATTCACTCTTATAACTTTCCTCGAAAACGAT GTTTACAATGGAAAATATCGCAACACAATAAACAAAGGAATTGATTATATTGTCCGTAATATGAATGATTTAGATGATATTTATGCCTTGAGTATTTGCACGTATGCCTTAAATTTGGCAAAGCACCCATATGAAAATGCTGCATTTACTTTATTGGAATCCAAAGCTATGGGAAAAGGAGACCTTAAATGGTGGAGTAAACCTGTACCTAAGGACGATAAAAATCCATGGTATTCTTTACCAAGATCTGTTGACGTAGAAATGACATCGTATGCTTTATTAACTTATCTCAAACGTAATCTAGTCACTGATTCCATAGCTCTAATGAAATGGCTTATAAAACAAAGGAATGCCGAAGGTGGTTTTGCATCTACACAG GATACTGTGATCGGAATACAAGCATTGGCAAAACTAGGTGAAAAACTAGCATCAAAGAGTAATGCTATTTCAATAACATTTATGTATGAGGGAGGTGGACAAAGTCAGATGAATATAAATTCTGATAATTCTATGATACTTCAAAAACATGGA CTTCCCAGGAAAACACGGTCAGTTAATGTAACAGGCACTGGTAGTGGATTTGCTTTGGTCCAAATTTCATTTCagtataatttaaatgtaaccGGAGCTTGGCCACTCTTTACTTTGGACCCTCAAGTTGATAAAAATTCCAATGCAAATCATTTGCAACTTTCAATTTGTTCTGG TTTTGTGCCAACAAAAGAAGCCAATGAGAGTAACATGGTTGTGATGGAAGTTAGTCTACCATCTGGTTTTACTGCAGACAGAGATTCGCTACCTAGTCTTGAGGTTTCGCAAAACGTAAAACGAGTAGAAACTAAAGACGGAGACACGGTTGTAATACTATATTTTGATAAG ATGGACAGACGTGAATATTGTCCAACAGTATCTGCATTCAGAACACACAAAGTTGCAAAACAAAAGCCAGTACCAGTTACTATATACGACTATTATGATTCCT CAAGAAAAGCAAGAGTATTTTATGAACCACGGAAAGCGACACTTTGTGATTTATGCAAGGAAGAAGACTGTGAAGATTTATGTGTATCACAACTTGGTAAACAAGAAGATTCCTCTCAATCTGCTGCTTCATGTCATACAATCTGTACAtacttacaattattattacttgTATTCTTCTCTGTTAAATATTTTGAATACTTTTAG